The following are from one region of the Cytobacillus firmus genome:
- the rlmD gene encoding 23S rRNA (uracil(1939)-C(5))-methyltransferase RlmD encodes MSRTLPVQKNDYIDVTFEDLTHEGAGVAKVDGYPLFVPDGLPGERAKVKVIKVNKGYGFGRLIETYESSPYRVEAPCPIYKECGGCQLQHLSYEGQLLAKEKQVRDVLERIGKLEGVKVHPVLGMKNPWRYRNKAQVPIGEQEGGLIGGFYQQRTHQIIDMKECLIQQEKNDEVVQKVKEICGRYGVRAYDEGRHKGELRHVMARYGLVTGEVMIVLVTRTNELPNKQKIVEEIAASIKGVKSIVQNVNSRKTNVIMGEVTRVLWGEEVIYDFIGDIQFAISARSFYQVNPEQTKVLYDKALEYANLSGEEKVIDAYCGIGTISLFLAQKAKEVFGVEIVPEAIEDAKRNAELNRMTNASFAVGKAEEVIPEWYKKGNTADVLVVDPPRKGCDEALLKTILSMKPKKVVYVSCNPGTLARDLRILEDGGYKTIEVQPVDMFPQTMHCEAVAGLEWIEGS; translated from the coding sequence ATGAGCAGAACATTACCTGTGCAAAAAAATGATTATATAGATGTGACATTTGAGGATTTGACCCATGAAGGGGCAGGGGTGGCAAAGGTTGACGGCTACCCGTTATTTGTGCCCGATGGACTTCCGGGTGAGAGGGCAAAAGTCAAAGTAATAAAGGTGAATAAGGGATATGGGTTTGGGCGCTTGATTGAGACCTATGAAAGCAGCCCATACCGTGTGGAAGCACCCTGCCCGATTTATAAGGAGTGCGGAGGATGTCAGCTGCAGCACCTGAGCTATGAAGGCCAGCTTCTCGCCAAGGAAAAACAGGTCAGAGATGTACTGGAGAGAATTGGTAAACTAGAGGGCGTCAAGGTGCATCCGGTTCTAGGCATGAAGAATCCATGGCGCTACAGAAATAAAGCGCAGGTTCCGATTGGCGAGCAGGAAGGCGGTCTGATCGGCGGATTTTACCAGCAGCGCACCCACCAGATCATCGATATGAAGGAATGTCTCATTCAGCAGGAAAAAAATGATGAGGTTGTTCAAAAGGTAAAGGAAATTTGCGGTCGCTATGGTGTCCGAGCTTATGATGAAGGCAGGCATAAAGGTGAGCTCCGCCACGTGATGGCGCGCTATGGTCTTGTGACAGGCGAAGTGATGATTGTCCTTGTTACAAGGACGAACGAGCTCCCGAATAAGCAAAAGATTGTGGAAGAGATTGCAGCAAGTATCAAAGGTGTTAAATCCATCGTCCAGAATGTGAATTCGCGGAAGACAAATGTGATCATGGGAGAAGTTACACGAGTTCTCTGGGGCGAAGAAGTGATCTATGATTTTATTGGCGATATCCAATTTGCGATTTCCGCCCGCTCCTTTTATCAGGTGAATCCAGAGCAAACAAAGGTTTTATATGATAAGGCACTGGAATATGCGAATTTGAGCGGAGAAGAAAAGGTTATCGATGCATACTGCGGAATTGGCACCATTTCTCTTTTCCTGGCACAGAAGGCAAAAGAAGTGTTCGGAGTTGAAATCGTGCCGGAAGCCATTGAGGATGCGAAGAGGAATGCGGAATTGAACCGGATGACAAATGCTTCATTTGCAGTCGGGAAAGCAGAAGAAGTAATTCCTGAATGGTACAAAAAAGGGAACACAGCAGATGTGCTGGTCGTTGACCCGCCGCGCAAAGGCTGTGATGAGGCTCTTTTGAAAACTATTTTAAGCATGAAGCCAAAGAAAGTCGTCTATGTATCCTGCAATCCGGGAACATTGGCAAGGGATCTGCGTATTTTGGAAGATGGCGGATATAAAACCATTGAAGTGCAGCCTGTGGACATGTTCCCGCAGACTATGCATTGTGAAGCAGTCGCGGGATTGGAATGGATAGAGGGCAGCTGA
- a CDS encoding TetR/AcrR family transcriptional regulator, whose protein sequence is MPPIVSEEYKRKKKKEILSGALACFAKKGFQAATIDDIVAYSGISKGAIYNYFKSKEEIYLELLNEQTESANARLAEKISMFSSAEEKLEYLFDLYRDMSPFSQERKDRITVQLEFTLHSSRDENLNRILNERGKKFFLKLITDIMEEGQNTGEFRSDADPNHVAGLFWTFMDGAMLHRVINEEYPYRTIIDYVKSLVLQDLKQE, encoded by the coding sequence TTGCCGCCAATCGTATCAGAGGAATATAAACGGAAAAAAAAGAAAGAGATCCTGTCGGGCGCCTTGGCCTGCTTTGCCAAAAAAGGATTTCAGGCAGCGACCATAGATGATATTGTCGCTTATTCAGGAATCAGCAAGGGAGCTATCTATAATTATTTTAAAAGCAAGGAAGAAATCTATCTGGAGCTGTTGAATGAGCAGACAGAATCAGCTAATGCAAGACTTGCAGAGAAAATATCGATGTTCTCCTCCGCAGAAGAGAAACTTGAATACCTGTTTGACTTGTACAGGGATATGAGCCCATTCAGCCAGGAACGGAAAGATAGAATAACTGTGCAGCTGGAATTTACGCTGCATTCCTCAAGAGATGAGAACCTGAATCGAATCCTGAATGAGCGTGGAAAGAAGTTCTTTTTAAAGCTGATAACAGATATTATGGAGGAAGGACAGAACACCGGGGAATTCCGTTCCGATGCAGATCCAAACCATGTAGCAGGATTGTTTTGGACTTTTATGGACGGGGCAATGCTTCATAGAGTAATTAATGAAGAATATCCATATAGAACCATTATTGACTACGTTAAGAGCCTTGTTTTGCAGGACCTCAAACAGGAGTAA
- the plsY gene encoding glycerol-3-phosphate 1-O-acyltransferase PlsY gives MTLLIYLAAYLIGSIPTALLFGRFAFGIDIRDHGSNNPGATNTLRVLGKKAAIVVLLVDVGKGAAAAAIPVILNAEADPLIVGMVAVAGHCFPIFAGFRGGKAIATTAGVLIAANIWMFLIAYISFVAVIFLTKYVFFGSLSVGASLLVYSLFTEGTEHELIFSIFLLFLIFLHRSNIKNFIDNNEPKINDKRLKDDRIPPRDDKKRA, from the coding sequence ATGACTCTTCTTATTTACCTGGCAGCATACTTAATAGGATCAATTCCTACTGCCTTATTATTTGGCAGATTTGCCTTTGGAATTGACATTCGTGATCATGGCAGCAATAATCCTGGTGCGACTAATACATTAAGGGTTCTTGGCAAAAAAGCGGCTATCGTGGTTCTGCTGGTCGATGTGGGCAAGGGTGCCGCCGCTGCGGCAATTCCTGTCATTCTGAATGCTGAAGCTGATCCGCTAATAGTCGGGATGGTCGCAGTTGCCGGCCACTGCTTTCCGATCTTTGCAGGATTCCGCGGAGGAAAAGCCATCGCAACCACAGCTGGCGTATTGATTGCTGCAAATATCTGGATGTTTTTAATCGCCTATATTTCTTTTGTGGCTGTCATTTTCCTGACCAAGTATGTTTTTTTCGGCTCTTTATCGGTGGGTGCATCCTTGCTTGTCTATTCCTTATTTACTGAAGGCACTGAACATGAACTTATCTTTTCTATTTTCTTATTATTTCTGATTTTCCTGCATCGCTCAAACATTAAGAACTTTATTGATAATAATGAGCCTAAAATCAATGATAAGCGCTTAAAAGATGACCGCATCCCTCCAAGAGATGATAAAAAGCGAGCCTGA
- a CDS encoding STAS domain-containing protein has product MTENSLVLETKIDGFDFNWDLEKGLFNFEGDDAVLFWIKSAMKSFFDTIEEISGKETSSIVLETTGFRQGMVVGTFFKDLGLPIEEVANIIPRIYASAGWGKYIITDLDPAAKTARVRALDSWEYKINKEQGKNESGTFLPGHFAGIFSAVFGTSLWYKKAADQLAGQDYTELDYFPSSVTVEENIHALARREESKKISELEKLVEDRTIELKQLVKEISSPVIPVLDGIVVVPLLGRYDEFRSEELVDKTLHSLPKHQADCLILDLTGLNQSISAYTVEFLSKLAAAANLIGTETILVGISPELGTKITETNFNLSKFNCFTNLQHGIYYALSKKGRKIF; this is encoded by the coding sequence ATGACAGAAAATAGCCTAGTGCTTGAAACGAAAATTGATGGTTTTGATTTTAATTGGGACCTTGAAAAAGGTCTGTTTAATTTTGAAGGCGATGATGCGGTCTTATTTTGGATAAAATCCGCCATGAAAAGCTTCTTCGATACTATTGAAGAGATCTCTGGAAAGGAAACTTCCAGCATTGTACTTGAGACCACCGGCTTCAGGCAGGGAATGGTAGTAGGAACATTCTTCAAGGATTTAGGACTTCCCATAGAAGAAGTGGCCAATATCATCCCCAGAATATATGCTTCTGCCGGCTGGGGAAAATATATCATTACTGATTTAGATCCTGCTGCGAAAACCGCCAGGGTCAGAGCACTTGACAGCTGGGAATATAAGATTAACAAAGAACAAGGGAAAAACGAGTCTGGAACATTCCTGCCGGGACATTTTGCAGGAATCTTTTCCGCTGTGTTTGGCACAAGCCTTTGGTATAAAAAGGCAGCAGACCAGTTGGCCGGACAGGACTATACAGAGCTGGATTACTTCCCTTCAAGCGTTACTGTTGAGGAAAATATACACGCTTTAGCGAGGCGCGAAGAATCAAAAAAAATCAGCGAGCTTGAAAAGTTAGTGGAGGACCGGACGATTGAATTAAAACAGCTTGTTAAAGAAATCTCTTCACCGGTTATTCCTGTCCTTGATGGAATTGTTGTTGTTCCTCTTTTGGGAAGATATGATGAATTCCGCTCTGAAGAACTCGTCGATAAAACTCTTCATAGCCTTCCGAAGCACCAGGCAGATTGCCTAATCCTGGACTTGACCGGGTTAAATCAGTCCATCAGTGCCTATACGGTGGAATTCTTAAGCAAACTGGCTGCTGCAGCTAATCTGATCGGCACCGAAACGATCCTGGTTGGCATTTCTCCGGAACTTGGCACTAAAATTACGGAAACGAATTTTAACCTCTCTAAATTTAACTGCTTCACAAACCTGCAGCACGGCATTTATTACGCTCTTTCCAAAAAAGGCAGGAAAATCTTTTAA
- a CDS encoding DUF421 domain-containing protein: MFLILKIASLYLITIMIMRLMGKSTIIQMTPYDLVAIIIVGTVASEPLISTEYLPTLIALAILVGLHILFSYLTLNQIGNRFFLGEPTMLIKNGEILEDNLEKSHLSMSQLLSILRSKGYPKIADVDYAILEPIGEVSIIPKVANTPVTVEHLKIPIQDEGLPIAVIVDGRIQSRNLELLGQTKDWLLDQLRKNHLNEKEIMYAYVNEKSKKLNINRRR; this comes from the coding sequence ATGTTCTTGATCTTAAAAATAGCGAGTCTTTACTTAATCACTATCATGATTATGAGACTGATGGGGAAATCTACGATTATCCAGATGACACCTTATGACCTTGTCGCCATTATTATCGTTGGCACAGTTGCTTCTGAGCCTCTCATTAGCACAGAATACTTGCCGACATTAATAGCATTGGCCATTCTTGTGGGCCTCCACATTCTTTTCTCATATTTGACTTTAAACCAGATTGGCAACCGTTTTTTTCTTGGTGAGCCGACGATGCTGATTAAAAATGGGGAAATCCTTGAAGACAATCTGGAGAAGTCCCATCTTTCCATGTCTCAGCTGCTGTCCATCTTAAGAAGCAAAGGCTACCCCAAGATTGCGGATGTTGATTACGCTATTCTCGAGCCAATCGGTGAAGTGAGCATCATCCCGAAAGTGGCCAATACGCCTGTAACAGTTGAGCATTTAAAGATCCCTATTCAGGATGAGGGGCTCCCGATTGCAGTGATTGTGGATGGCAGGATTCAATCGCGTAATCTCGAGCTGCTCGGACAGACTAAGGATTGGCTATTAGACCAGCTTCGAAAAAACCATTTGAATGAGAAAGAGATTATGTACGCTTATGTGAATGAAAAGTCAAAGAAATTGAATATAAACAGACGCAGATAA
- a CDS encoding metallophosphoesterase family protein, with amino-acid sequence MGKVAVISDIHGNITALEAVLDNIRERGIENIFCLGDLIGKGPNSLKAVEWIKETCEVVLLGNWDDFMQKPLDFEEGQWHQRQLGEEALSYLATLPFHHDFYMSGKYIRLYHASAKSIYHRVVPMRDSHEEKLAMFENTENITAGEEGRIPDVIGYGDIHAALVEPIHPQKTLFNAGSVGNSLDIPHATYAILHGEYLSKEAAPFSIEIVRVPYDIEKEISIAKDMGMPNLEAYALELREAKYRGAPKKVQAEK; translated from the coding sequence ATGGGAAAAGTAGCCGTAATATCTGATATTCATGGAAATATCACCGCTCTGGAGGCTGTTCTGGACAATATCCGTGAACGCGGAATAGAGAATATTTTTTGCCTTGGTGACTTAATAGGAAAAGGACCCAATTCTCTAAAAGCTGTTGAATGGATTAAAGAGACCTGTGAAGTGGTCCTCCTTGGGAACTGGGATGACTTTATGCAGAAGCCGCTGGATTTTGAAGAGGGGCAGTGGCATCAGAGACAGCTGGGTGAAGAGGCCCTGTCCTACTTAGCCACGCTTCCGTTCCATCACGATTTTTATATGAGCGGAAAATATATCAGACTCTACCATGCTTCAGCCAAAAGCATCTATCACCGGGTTGTGCCGATGAGGGATTCGCATGAAGAAAAACTGGCTATGTTCGAGAATACAGAGAATATTACTGCCGGAGAGGAAGGCAGGATTCCGGATGTTATCGGGTACGGGGATATTCACGCAGCCCTGGTTGAACCGATTCATCCGCAAAAGACACTATTCAACGCGGGAAGCGTCGGAAACTCCCTTGATATCCCTCATGCTACCTATGCAATTTTGCATGGGGAATACTTATCAAAAGAGGCTGCGCCTTTTTCCATCGAGATTGTCAGGGTTCCATATGATATTGAGAAAGAAATCAGTATTGCCAAAGATATGGGAATGCCGAATCTTGAGGCCTACGCGCTGGAGCTGCGCGAAGCGAAATATAGGGGGGCGCCTAAGAAAGTGCAGGCAGAGAAATAG
- a CDS encoding PAS domain-containing sensor histidine kinase, with the protein MVNDFPILGNDGESIYSNPDELLDLFLNCTADGVAIIDMENRFIRVNHMYTVIFGYTEAQVIGRKFTDFQNPEEVKGIIKLVKLGKVYSNVITQRYHQDGSILDISVSYSPFRNSKGKIIAVLAIFRDMTEFKSMERELRKTRELYDLITKNTTDMIKVFTREQTVIYASPSHENVLGYSPVQLVGKSCTTIIYSEEEREKFNKVSQNLLETGEPQLLETKVNTANGDVVFVETSISPIFNDRGEIELFVAVGRNITDRVNNDAVLRNLDRLSIIGQLAAGVAHEIRNPLTSLKGFSKLLQSSINQEKQDNYLSIIMEELDRIDIIVNEFMSLAKPQAIEFEKGNLMSILESTIKVLHPQALLHNVQIHLKHSENDIMLLCSPPQLKQVFVNFLKNAIEAMPNGGNVYISMQQIERGRVRIAFADEGAGIDDEMLKHLGTPFYTTKDKGIGLGLTVSNKIIQEHQGLMTIDSFIGEGTTVTVELDCI; encoded by the coding sequence ATGGTCAATGATTTCCCGATCCTAGGTAATGATGGTGAATCGATTTATTCCAATCCTGATGAATTGCTTGATTTGTTCCTGAACTGTACGGCAGATGGGGTAGCCATCATAGATATGGAAAACCGTTTTATAAGGGTTAATCATATGTATACGGTGATTTTTGGTTATACCGAAGCGCAGGTTATCGGCAGGAAGTTTACCGATTTTCAGAACCCGGAAGAAGTGAAGGGGATAATAAAACTGGTCAAGCTTGGGAAGGTATACAGCAATGTGATCACACAGCGCTATCATCAGGATGGTTCGATTCTGGATATATCGGTTTCCTATTCTCCTTTCAGAAATTCCAAGGGAAAAATCATTGCCGTTTTGGCTATATTCCGGGATATGACAGAGTTTAAAAGCATGGAGAGGGAATTAAGAAAAACCAGGGAACTGTACGATTTGATTACGAAGAATACAACAGATATGATCAAGGTCTTCACTAGAGAACAAACGGTGATTTATGCATCCCCATCTCACGAAAATGTATTGGGGTATTCGCCGGTGCAGCTTGTGGGGAAGTCCTGTACCACTATCATATATTCCGAGGAAGAGAGAGAAAAGTTTAACAAAGTCTCTCAAAACCTGCTTGAAACAGGAGAGCCACAGCTCCTTGAGACAAAAGTGAATACGGCAAATGGTGATGTCGTTTTCGTGGAGACTAGCATTTCCCCTATTTTCAACGACAGGGGCGAAATTGAATTATTTGTGGCAGTAGGCAGAAACATAACAGACAGAGTGAATAATGATGCTGTTTTGCGGAATTTGGATCGCCTTTCCATTATCGGACAGCTTGCAGCAGGGGTTGCCCACGAAATCAGGAACCCGCTGACTTCTCTAAAAGGTTTTTCAAAACTGCTCCAATCAAGCATTAATCAGGAAAAGCAGGATAATTATCTATCCATTATTATGGAAGAGCTGGATCGAATTGATATCATTGTCAATGAGTTCATGTCTTTGGCAAAGCCTCAGGCAATCGAGTTTGAGAAAGGGAACTTAATGTCCATTCTGGAAAGCACGATTAAGGTGCTTCATCCGCAGGCTCTGCTTCATAATGTCCAGATTCATCTCAAACATAGTGAGAATGATATCATGCTATTATGTTCACCTCCTCAGCTGAAGCAAGTGTTTGTGAACTTTTTAAAAAATGCGATTGAAGCTATGCCGAATGGCGGAAATGTATATATCAGCATGCAGCAAATAGAGCGCGGGCGTGTAAGGATTGCTTTTGCAGATGAAGGAGCAGGCATTGATGATGAAATGCTGAAGCATCTTGGGACACCTTTTTATACAACAAAAGATAAAGGAATCGGTCTGGGGCTCACGGTCAGCAACAAAATTATACAGGAACACCAGGGGCTGATGACTATCGATAGTTTT